One Pseudocalidococcus azoricus BACA0444 DNA segment encodes these proteins:
- a CDS encoding RidA family protein, with protein sequence MTQRDAVFPAGRHDLYTSQTYSAAIRSDNLLFVSGQVGSRSDGSPEPDFEAQVRLAFANLEATLQAGGCGLEDIVDVTTFHTDPENQFGTIMTVKSEVFPEAPYPNWTAIGVNWLAGFDFEIKVIARIPG encoded by the coding sequence ATGACCCAGCGTGACGCTGTTTTCCCCGCCGGTCGGCATGACCTCTACACGTCACAGACCTATTCCGCAGCGATCAGATCAGATAATCTCCTGTTCGTGTCCGGTCAGGTCGGCAGTCGCAGCGATGGCTCACCCGAGCCGGACTTTGAGGCTCAGGTTCGTCTGGCATTCGCCAATCTCGAGGCAACCCTGCAAGCGGGTGGATGCGGGCTTGAGGATATCGTCGACGTGACAACCTTTCATACCGATCCCGAAAATCAGTTCGGCACGATCATGACCGTTAAAAGCGAAGTCTTCCCGGAAGCGCCTTATCCGAATTGGACGGCGATCGGTGTCAACTGGCTCGCGGGGTTCGACTTTGAGATCAAGGTCATCGCCCGTATTCCCGGCTGA